The nucleotide window CCGCTCCCGCGCCCGCCGATCGGGATCGCGCGGGGGCTGACCAAAGCACGGCCGTATGGCCAGAATGTGTGGTGACGTGTACCGGCACCCGTTAACCAGCCCGGCCCACACCACCGGCACCCAAATGATCCTTCACGCACGCCACTATGCCACCGCTCAGCCCGTCGCGGTCACGATCGAGGGGGGGCGCATCGCCGCCGTGACCGCCTCGGACCGGGAGGCCGAAGAGTGGATCGCCCCGGCGCTATTCGACCCGCAAATCAACGGCTGCCTCGGCATCAGCTTTAACGCCACGGCCCTGACCCCCGACGGGGTGCGTACCGTCACCGACGTGTGCTTGGCGCACGGGATCGGCGCGTTCGCCGCCACCCTCGTGACCAACAGCTCCGGGGCGCTGCGTCACGGGTTCGCGACGCTCGCCCGGGCGCTCGACTCGGACCCCGAACTGGCGCGGCGGGTGCCGTGCTTCCATCTGGAAGGGCCGTACCTGTCCGCGGACGACGGCCCCCGCGGCGCGCACCCCCGGCAGCACACCCGCGACCCAGATCGGGAGGAGTTCCGGCGGCTCCAGGACGCCGCCGGCGGGCGCATCCGTATGGTGACGCTCGCCCCGGAGCGCTCAGGCGCGCTGCCCTTCATTGAGGAGCTGACCGCGGCCGGTGTGGTCGTTGCGATCGGCCACACCGCCGCCACCGGGCAGCAGATCCGTGACGCAGTGGCGGCCGGCGCGCGCACCAGCACCCACCTGGGCAACGGGTGCCACGCCACGCTCCCGCGGCACGACAACTATCTCTGGGAGCAGCTCGCGTGCGACGAGCTGCGGGCCAGCATCATCACCGACGGCCACCACCTGCCCGCCACCCTCATCAAGTGCATCGTCCGCGCGAAGGGAACGGCCCGGCTGCTGCTAACGTGCGACGCGGGGAGCCTGGCCGGGCTGCCGCCGGGAACTTACTCCGAGTGGGGGACCGAACTGGAGGTGCTCCCCTCCGGGAAGATCGTGGTCGCCGGGACGCCGTTCCTCGCCGGCAGCGGGCACTTCACCGACACCTGCGTGTCGCACCTGCTTGATGTCATGCCGGACCTCGGGTTAAAAGCCGTGCTCGACCTCGCCTCGGCCCGGCCGCGCGAGTTGCTGGGCCTGCCGGTGACGAAACTCGAACCCGGGCACCCGGCGGACCTGATGCTCTTCACCTGGCGCCCCAGCGCCGCACTGACCGTCCGGCGGGTGCTGTGACTTCCGCGCCTCCGGCGGCGCTGGTAGAGTTAAGTAACAACCCGAGAGGACCGCGAATGAGCGTCGCCCCCTTGGTCCGTCGGGTGACGGTGTGCCGAAAGGTCGAGGCCGCGAGCGGGCCGCTGGGGCTCCCGTACACGGCGCGCGGGATCGAAACGACGATCCGCCCGCCGGTGGGCGGGGCGTTCCCGTACGCGGAGCAGGAGTTGTGGCTGTTCGTCCAGTACGCGGACGGTCAAGGCACCCACCCGGTGCGGTTCGAATTGGTCCGCCAGCGGCTCGAAACGGAAGACCCGGTTGTGGCGTTCGATCTGCCGCCGATCCACATGACCCGCGGCCGCTTTTTTGTGCTGAACCGCGGGTACCGGTTGGCCCTTGTGCCGTTTCCCGAACCGGGCATTTACGAGTTCCGCATCCGGTGCGGGAACAACGCCGGGTGCGACGAAATTCGTCTGGAGGACACCGCATGACCGGCGAACCGGCCGAGGGCCAGCGCCCCGACGAGGATTTTGAGATCGTTGAGGTCGACGTGGGCCGCTACCTGACCGACGAGCAGCGTGCGTGGCCGGTCGGCGTCGGGCAGCGGCCGGAGCAAGAGTTTGCGATCGAGGGGCCGCTCCCGGCGCTGAGCGTGCGCGCCCCCGAGGCGCGACTCGCGGCGCTGGTGAGCGTGCTGTCGGAGCAGGAGACTAAACTCGGCGGGAGCGGGCTCGAACTGGCGCACCGGGCACGCGACGCGAACGGCGTTCGCGCGACGCTGGTGCCGCGGCGGGTGGAAGGGGCACGGACCCGATTCGAGCTGATAGCCCGGTGGGCGGCCGCGTTCGGATCCGAAGTGGCGGTGACGGTGGTGTGAGGTCCGCGCCCGGGTGTCGGACTTTGCAATACGACGCTGACGGACCTTGGGCCGACACATTGGGGACATCGTACCGCCTCGCAGCCGCT belongs to Gemmata obscuriglobus and includes:
- a CDS encoding N-acetylglucosamine-6-phosphate deacetylase translates to MARMCGDVYRHPLTSPAHTTGTQMILHARHYATAQPVAVTIEGGRIAAVTASDREAEEWIAPALFDPQINGCLGISFNATALTPDGVRTVTDVCLAHGIGAFAATLVTNSSGALRHGFATLARALDSDPELARRVPCFHLEGPYLSADDGPRGAHPRQHTRDPDREEFRRLQDAAGGRIRMVTLAPERSGALPFIEELTAAGVVVAIGHTAATGQQIRDAVAAGARTSTHLGNGCHATLPRHDNYLWEQLACDELRASIITDGHHLPATLIKCIVRAKGTARLLLTCDAGSLAGLPPGTYSEWGTELEVLPSGKIVVAGTPFLAGSGHFTDTCVSHLLDVMPDLGLKAVLDLASARPRELLGLPVTKLEPGHPADLMLFTWRPSAALTVRRVL